One candidate division TA06 bacterium genomic window, CGTCTTCCAATCGTTTGATCTTCTTCATACCGGAAGTTTACCATATTTTTACCGGGGTTGCTATCAAAGAACTCGTTTACTGCCAACTACTTCAGCTCGCCACCAAGTTCGATTTTACCCACACTCATTGGAGAAAAGCCTTGTAGATTAACGGCAAGACAACATTATTGAAATATATCATTATGGAGGCAGGCTATGGGATGGTGGACAGATAAAAAAGTGGTGGTGACCGGGGGAAACGGTTTTCTCGGCTCGTTTCTGGTCAATGAGCTGCGGGAGAGGGGAGGCCGGGACATATTCGTACCCGATATTGCCGATTACGATCTGGTACAGCTGGATGCGGTAAAGCGTTTATATCGGGACGCCAAACCTGACATCGTCATCCATCTGGCGGCCAAAGTCGGCGGCATAGGCGCCAATCGTGAAAAGCCCGGAGAGTTTTTCTACGACAATCTGATAATGGGCGTGCAGCTGATGGAGACAGGACGCCAGGCTGGGCTGAAAAAATTCGTGGCCTTGGGGACCATCTGCTGTTATCCGAAATTCGCGGCAGTGCCGTTCAAGGAGGATGATGTATGGGACGGCTACCCCGAGGAAACCAATGCCCCCTACGGCCTGGCCAAAAAAATGATGCTGGTGCAGTCCCAGTCTTACCGGCAGCAGTACGGATTTAACTCGATATTTTTAATGCCGGTCAACCTGTATGGCCCCCGGGATAATTTTGATCCCGGATCATCGCATGTGATTCCCGCTTTGATCAAAAAGATACACGATGCCCAGACCGCCGACCAGAAGGAAATCATCGTCTGGGGTACCGGAAAAGCCACCCGGGAATTTTTATACGTTGAGGATGCGGCCAGGGCCATGGCGCTGGCTTCGGAAAAGTATGAAAAGTCCGATCCGGTCAATATCGGAGCGGGCTTTGAAATATCAATCAGGGATCTGGTGGAACTGATAGCCCGGCTGATGAATTACACCGGTAAAATAGTTTGGGATGCCACCAAACCGGACGGCCAGCCCCGCCGGATGCTGGATACTTCGCGGGCCGAACGGGAGTTCGGGTTCAAGTCGACCACCACTTTCGAGGAGGGATTGAGGAAAACAATTGGCTGGTATGTACGGCAACGGGAACAAGGGCTGCCGCAATAATCTAAAATTCGACACGAAAAAATATATTGAATGGGTTGTATGAAAGTTGTTATTTTAGCAGGGGGGCAGGGAACAAGGATCAGCGAAGAAACCGCGGTCCGTCCCAAACCGATGGTGGAGATCGCCGGCAAGCCGATCTTATGGCATATCATGAAAAGCTATTCCCAGCACGGCTTCAATGAGTTTGTCATCTGCCTTGGATTCAAAGGGTACATGATCAAAGAATATTTTTCCAATTACTTTCTGCACACCAGCGATGTAACGTTTGACATTATGAACAATGCCATGGAGGTTCACCAAAAGTACGCCGAGCCATGGAAGGTCACTTTGGTGGACACCGGAACGGAAACCATGACCGGGGGCCGCATCAAACGGGTCTCTCCCTATATTGGCGGCGAGCGATTCATGCTGACCTACGGCGATGGTTTGGCGGATGTCAACCTGTCAGAATTATACCGTTACCATCAGCAGCAAGGTTGTGCCGCGACGGTCACCACGGTGCAAACCGTTGGGCGTTTTGGGGCATTATCATTGGGTGCGGATAACCGGGTGATGAGTTTCCGGGAAAAGCCGGCCCAGGACGACGGCTGGATAAACGGGGGTTTTTTTGTGTTGGAGCCAGAGATCCTGGAACGGATTGCCGGTGACGGCACGGTATTTGAAAAGGACCCTTTGGAGAGCTTATCCGCTGAAGGGCAACTGGCGGCATACAAGCATTATGGTTTCTGGCATCCGATGGATACCTTGAGGGATAAAAATTACCTAGAGGAGCTTTGGAACCGGGGGAAGGCTCCTTGGAAAACCTGGAAGTGAAAGGCTGGTAAATGAATCCATCTTTTTGGAATGGGCGGAAAGTATTGTTGACCGGTCATACCGGTTTTAAGGGATCGTGGCTGTCACTGTGGCTGCATCAGATGGGAGCCAAGGTCTCCGGCTATTCCCTGGAGCCGCCGACCAAACCAAGTTTGTTTGAGCTGTGCCATCTAGGCCAACTAGTTGATTCAACCATCGGCGATATTCGCAATGCCGAGCTGCTGGCCCAGAAAATGTCAGCAGCGGGACCAGAGATTGTCATTCATATGGCGGCCCAGTCTCTGGTGCGTAGATCATACCAGGAGCCGGTGGAAACATTTTCGGTGAATGTTATGGGAACTGTCAATTTGCTGGAGGCCGTCCGAACCACCGGATCGGTACGGGCGGTCATCAATGTCACCACCGACAAGTGCTACGAGAACAAGGAATGGCTGTGGGGGTATCGCGAAAACGAACCGCTGGGGGGCCATGATCCATATTCCGGCAGCAAGGCCTGCTCTGAGCTGGTTACCGCAAGCTATCGCACTTCTTTTTTTGGCCAGGATGGCAACAGCCCCGGGGTTTCGGTAGCTACTGTCCGGGCCGGTAATGTGATCGGCGGGGGGGACTGGTCGGAAGACCGCCTCATCCCCGATTGCATCCGGGCCATGGTGAAGGGGGAAAAAATAATTGTCCGGAACCCCGGCGCACAACGTCCCTGGCAGCATGTGTTGGAGCCTCTTTCCGGGTACCTGACCCTGGCGGAAGCAATGTTTCATGGAGATTCGGCATATGCCGGAGCCTGGAACTTTGGTCCGGATGACCGAGACATGAAACCGGTGGAATGGATCGTTAAATACATGTGCCGGGAATGGGGGAATGAGGCCGGTTATACGATTGCGGAAGAGAAAGGCCCGCATGAAGCGGGGATTCTGAAATTGGACAGCACCAAGGCCCGGAGCCGTCTGGGGTGGCATCCCCGATGGAATCTGGAAGCTGCCCTATCTAGGATCATTGATTGGACCAAAGCCTATGTTCGCCAGGACGACCTAAATGAGGTTTGCCATAAACAGATAACCGAATACTTAAACAGCTGACGGCAGGAGGATCATGCCAGCAAAAACAAACACGGCGGCAGCCGTGCGCAAGAGGATATTACACGAAGTTGCTGCTTATTACCGGTTGGCGCATAAAAAACACGGTTTATTTGTCCCCGGAGAGCGGATAGCCTATGCCGGCAGGATGTATGATCATCATGAAATGACGGCCTTGGTGGATTCCGCCCTTGAATTCTGGCTGACCACGGGGCGCTTTGCCGGTGATTTTGAAAATAAGTTTGCTGCCTTTTTGAACAGCAAACATTGCAGTCTGGTCAATTCCGGTTCGTCGGCCAATCTGCTGGCGTTTGCGGCGCTGGCTTCACCGCTGCTCGGGAAAAAGAGGATACGGCCGGGAGATGAGGTCATTACCGTGGCCGCCGCTTTTCCAACCACGGTGGCCCCCATTCTGCAATTCGGCGCCACGCCGGTCTTTGTGGATGTCTCACTGCCGTCATACAACATTGACTGCGATCTGCTCGAAACCGCCCTGACCAGGAAAACCCGGGCAGTCTTTTTGGCCCATACCCTGGGCAATCCGTTCAATATTAAGATCATAAAGAGGTTTTGCGAGACCCACAACCTGTGGTTGATCGAAGACAATTGCGATGCGTTGGGGTCGAAATATTGTCTGAACGGGGCGTGGCGGTATACCGGGACGTTTGGCGATCTGGGCACGTCAAGTTTTTATCCGCCGCATCATATGACCATGGGAGAAGGGGGGGCGGTGTATACCGACAACCTGCTGCTGAAAAGGATCGTGGAATCGCTCCGCGATTGGGGGCGCGACTGTTGGTGCCCGTCGGGAAAGGATGACACCTGCGGAAAACGGTTCAGCCGGGCCTATGGAGAACTGCCGCTGGGTTACGACCACAAATACGTTTATTCGCACTTTGGGTATAATCTGAAAGCCACCGAGATGCAGGCTGCCGTGGGTTGCGCTCAATTAAAAAAGCTGCCCCGATTCGTAGAATCAAGAAAAAGGAACTGGGATATTCTGCGGCAGGGCTTGTCGGATCTGGCAGAATATTTTATTTTGCCGGAACCGACACCAGGATCGGATCCCAGCTGGTTCGGTTTTCTTCTGACGGTACGGACCGGGGCCGGCTTTACCAGGGAGCAGATCGTGCGTCATTTGGAATCTCACAACATTCAGACCAGAATGCTGTTTGCCGGCAATATTCTCCGGCAACCCTGTTTTGACGAATTCAGGAAAGCGGGTAAGGGATACCGGGTTGTTTCTGCGATTTGCGGCGGAAAGTCATCGGGGAAAATCAAAAATGTTCTGCCGGTCACCGACCAGATAATGAGGGATACATTTTGGATCGGAGTGTATCCGGGAATGACCCGGGGAATGCTGGCGCACATGATCGACACCATCAGGGAGTTTGTAAACCAATGAAAGTGCTGGTAACCGGGGCAACAGGATTTGTCGGAGCCTGCCTTACCCGGCGCCTGGTGGCCATTGGCCATGATGTCCATATCTGCCTCCGGCCCCGGTCGGACAGATGGCGGATCAAGGACCTGAAGCCTGACATCAAGGAACACCTGGCCGATCTGCGGGACGCCGATGTGATTATGAATGCGGTCAGCCAAATACAACCGGAAGTGGTCTTTCACTTGGCGACCCATGGTGGATTTGCCGGTCAATCGGAATCGGCGGATATCCTGGAAACAAATATTCTGGGAACCGTAAATCTCCTGAGAGCCTGCGAAAAGACAGGCTTCAACTGTTTCATCAATACCGGCAGCTCCTCCGAATACGGCCCAAAAACTGAGCCGATGAACGAAAATGACCCGTTGTATCCTGTGGGAGATTACGGGGTCTCCAAAGCGGCGGCCACCTTGTATTGCCGGTCCGAGGCGGTCCGGAAGAAACTGCCGATCCTGACCCTGCGGCTGTTCTCCCCCTACGGACAATGGGACGATCCCCGCCGGTTCATCCCCTACGTCATCAAATCGCTGCTGCGGGGCGAATCCCCGGAGCTGGCCTCGCCCAACTCAGTCCGGGATTATATCTTTATTGATGATGTAATTGACCTGTTCTTGAAAGCCGCCGCGATCCCCCGGCCGGGCGGGATATTCAATGTAGGAAGCGGGCAACAGCATACGACAGGCGATGTCGTTGGGATGATAGCGGAGAACATCGGCCAGGGGGCAGTGCTGCTTTGGGGGAAACTCGACCCGCCGCGGCTGGAGCCGCTCCGCTGGGAAGCGGATACGGCCAGCGTCAAAAAATCATACGATTGGGATCCCGCCACCCCGCTGGCCAAAGGCCTGGTGAAAACCGTAGAATGGTTCCGGACGCACCTGGAATTGTATCCCTGACCCAAAACCGCAATACTGACGACGGGTGAAAAGCGCATATGAAGCTTTCTGATTATGTAATTGATTTCATAGCCGGCCAGGGCGTGGCCCATATCTTTGAATTGGTCGGCGGCGCGATCACGCACTTGGTTGACTCGACGGTCGACCGGAAAGATATTACCTGCGTGTCCGTGCATCACGAGCAGGCGGCGGCCTTCGCCGCCGAGGGCTATGCCCGGATCAACGGAAAACTGGGGGTGGCCATGGCCACCAGCGGCCCCGGCGCGCTAAACCTGCTGACCGGAATCGGCAGTTGTTATTTTGACTCTGTGCCCTGCCTGTTCATCACCGGACAGGTTAATACCTATGAATACAAATTCGACCGGCCGGTCCGGCAGGTCGGTTTTCAGGAAACGGATATTGTGAGCGTGGCCAGGCCCTTGACCAAGTATGCGGAGATGGTCACTGACGCGGGTAAAATCAGGTATCACTTGGAAAAGGCGGTATATTACGCCCAGTCCGGCCGGCCCGGCCCGGTATTGCTTGACATCCCCATGGATATTCAGCGGGCCCAGATTGAACCGGAAAAATTGGAAAGTTTTTTCACCAGTGGCGAATTTCTGACGATGCAAAATGAAACCGTTCTTTGCCAGGAATCAGATATTGAGGAAGTGGTCCGGCTCATTTCAGAAGCCCGGCGCCCGGTCATCCTGGCCGGAGGAGGGGTAAGAGCCGGGGATGCGGTAAGGGAGCTTGGTCTGCTGACGGAAAAAACCGGCATTCCCGTAGTGACATCCCTGATGGGAATTGACGCCGTTCCCGGGGACAATCCCCGCTGCTTTGGAATGATCGGGGTGTACGGAAACCGGTTCAGCAATCTTGCCGTGGCCAACTGCGACCTGCTGCTGGTGCTCGGTTCCCGTCTGGACACCCGCCAGACCGGAACCCGTCCGGAAACCTTTGCCCGGGCCGCTAAAATAGTCCATGTCGATGTCGACAAACATGAACTGGATTCGAAAGTTAGGACCCACCTGGCAATTCAATGCCAGGTCAAGGAATTTCTGGAGTCGATCAATGACAGATTGAAGGCTTATATTAAGCCCGACCTGGCTCCGTGGTATTCTGTCGTCAGTAGATACCGGAAAAAATACCCCACTAGATCGCCGGAACCAGAGGGCAGCGCCCTTGACCCGAACCATTTCCTGGAGATCCTTTCCGGGCACTGCGGGATTGGCGACATAGTTTGCATCGATGTGGGCCAGAACCAGATGTGGGCGGCCCAGTCTTTCCGGCTTAAGGATGATCAGCGGATGCTTATTTCCGGCGGGATGGGCTCGATGGGTTTTGCCCTTCCGGCAGCGCTGGGAGCCGCCAAAGCAGCTCCCGGTAAACGGGTGGTGGTGATATCGGGCGACGGCGGGATACAGTTGAACATCCAGGACCTGGATACCATCGTCAGCCATCATTTGCCGGTCAAGTTAGTCGTTTTGAACAACGGCTGTCTGGGCATGGTGCGGCAGTTTCAGGACATGTATTTTGACGGGCGCCAGCAATCGACAGTTGTAGGGTACCACTGCCCCGACCTGATGAAAATTGCCGAAGCTTATGGTCTGCCGGTCAGTACTATATCCTCGTTGGAGAGGGTTGAGGAAGCCGTAGGCCGGTTTTTCGATTCCGAAAAGCCGGCGTTCCTTGAGGTGAAGATCGCCCAGGATAGCTGTGTCAACCCAAAATTACTGGTGAACTGTCCAATTGAGGACATGTCCCCGCCGTTGGAACGGGATCAACTGGAAAAAGAGATGGTAATAAATTGTAAGGGGCAGGAGAAGTGACAAATACCAGGCTTGCCGCAATATTAATCAGATGGGGTGCAACAACTCGAATAAAATCACAAATCCGGGTAAGGGTATAAATTGGTTGAGGAAGCGTAAAGAATGAATGCAAAGAATAAGTGGAATAAGAAAATACTGGCGGTGCTCCTGGAGTGGGATTATGGAGACCGGAGACGGGGCCCATCCCTGGAGCGCGAGTTTTTTTATAAGAATTTGTCAGCCCTGGCGGCCCAGGTCGAGCCCTTTTGGTATGATGACCATCTCAACGATCCTCCCGGTCTGCAAAAACAATTGATCAACAAAGCCACCGATTTTAACCCAGACCTAATATTTTTTGTCCCCTATCAGGACCAGTTCAGCCCCCAGACATTGGATTATCTCAAAAGTCGTTGGCCGACTATGGCCTGGTTCGGAGACGACAGCTGGCGTTTCGAGACCTATACCGCAAAAAATGCGCCGCACTACTCATATTCAGCCACCACAGATATTTTCAGCGTCACCAAATACCAGAAACTTGGGATCAATCCTATCGCCACCCAATGGGCCGGACAAGGCGGCGACATGAATCTGGGGCCGGTCCCGCCGGTATCATATGATCACCAGGTTTCATTCGTGGGCGGGAACAACTTGTTCCGGTCATGGTACATAAAGAGGCTGGAGACCCTGGGAGTAAAAGTTGACTGTTTTGGCGCCGGGTGGCCGGCGGGCAAGGTTTCTTTTGACCAGATGAACAGGATATTCTACAAATCCAGGATCAACCTCAACCTCTCCAACAGCGTTAACCAAGACATTCGCTTCATACTAAGCGGTCCCGGCCCCCTGGTCAACTACCTTAGGTCCGGCAAAAGGTATGAGCAGATGAAAGCCCGCAATTTCGAAATTCCCTTAGCCGGGGGTTTTCAGTTGACCAATTATGTGGCCGGTCTTGAAAACTATCTTAAAGTTGGGGATGAAGTTGCGGTGTATGCCACTCCGGAAGAGTGTGCCCAGCAGATAAAATATTATCTGGCAAATGAAGAGAAGCGCCTGAACATTGCGATCAACGGGCAACGCAGGGCCCAGGGGGAACATACGTATTACCACCGCCTGGAAGCCCTATTGAAAGCAATATGGAAATGAAAAAATTTGCTGTTTGGACCGGCCCACTTTACAGCAATAATGAGATCTTTAATCCTTCCAGCGCAGTAAACAGGGATGACTGCCTGGCGGGGTTCAGGTTGCTGAGCGCCGAGCTGTTGGCCAAGGGCTGGGAATGCTCCACCCAGGATGTTTTTAGGGCCCGGGGCGCTGTCCCCGAGGTGATCCTTTTCCTGGATATTCCCAGGGAACCAATAGCACGGCTGACAGGTGACTGGGCTGGGAAATCAAAATGCTGGCTTCTGCTGCAGGAACCGGCCACCATAGTGCCCCAAAATTGGGATTTTCAGCGGCATGAGCAATTTGAAAAAATTTTCACCTGGGACGACAAATTGGTGGATGAAGACAAATATTTCAAGATCAACTATGCCGTGAATCATGCCTTAGCCATTACCCCTGACACCTCCAGCAAGGAGAAGCTTTGCACCCTCATCGCTGGACAGCACAAATCGCAACATCCGGATGAACTTTACTCCGAGCGGGTGAAGGCGGTGAGGTGGTTTGAACGGAACCACCCGGAAGATTTTGACCTCTACGGCCGCGGCTGGGAGGAATACCTTTTCCCGGGGCCGGGAGTGCTGAAAATCCTGAATCGGCAGAGCCTGCTGCGCCCCATGCGCCGGCTGCTGGCCCCCCGCTTTACCTCCTACCGTGGGCCGGCGGAGACAAAGACGGAGGTGCTTAAAAGGTATAAGTTCTGCATCTGCTATGAAAACATCCGGGGCCTTGAGGGGTACATCACAGAAAAAATATTCGATTGCTTTGCCGCCGGATGCGTGCCGGTCTACTGGGGGGCGGAGAATATCATCCGGCACATCCCCGGTGATTGCTTTATCGACAAACGCCTTTTCCCCAATTACGCGGAACTGTACCGCCATCTTGCTGGCCTAAGTGGCCAATCCTATGTGGAATACCTGACAAACATAACGCACTTTTTAAGAAGCGAACAGGGATATATGTTCACCCCCCAGAAATTTGCGGCCACTATCGCCGGCGGCACCACCGATGGATAGGAATATTATCGTAATTGGCACAGGCCGGGTGATGCAGATTGTCCTTAGCCTGGTCTCGGTGCGTTTGTTCACCATGCTGCTTAGCCCCAGCCAGGTGGGAAATCTGTTTTTGATAAATTCCATCATAGCATTTTTTGGCCTGGTGTTGATAAATCCTGTTGGCATGTATCTGAACCGGAGGCTTCACCATTGGTTTTCCCGCGGCCGGATGCCGGACGTGTTCTTTGTATTCAATCTGTATCTGATGGGCGTGTCCTTAGTATCGTTGCCCATCGTATTGTTTTTGACCAAAGTATTGCATGTCGGAAGCGGCTTGAATGTAATGGTTTTGATGACATTTGTCATGATGAACATCTATGTCAGCAGCTGGAACCAGACCATTATCCCCGCTCTGAATATGCTGCAGCATCGCAAAAGTTTTGTGGCGTTCAGCTTGCTGACGACGATAATCGGTCTCGCTTGTTCCGTGATATTTGTTAGCCTGATTGAAAGGGGAGCCCTATGGTGGCTGCTGGGGCAGGTCTCCGCCCAATCAGTCGTGACCATAGCAGCTTTTGTCTATTTTCACAAAATTACCCGGGCCAAGATATCCCGGGGGATTGCCAGGAGAAACTATAGTCCCGGCAACATCAAGTATGCCTTCAACTTCGTTTTGCCGCTGGCAGTTACCACGCTGTTCTGGTGGTTGCAGAACCAGTCGTACCGTATGATCGTCGAACACATCGTCGGACTGGAGTATCTGGCCATGATAGGACTGGGGTTGTCGATTGCCGCCAATATTTCAGCCGCGGTGGAATCACTGGTCCAGCAATTTTACTACCCAATATACTATGGCCAGATAAACACCGATGATAAGGCGACCCGTCAGACCGCCTGGGAAAAGATGGCCGGTTTCACCTTGCCCATATATGTCAGCACGGCAATTTTTGCGGCGCTTCTTTCTCCGTTTATAGTAAGCGTGCTGGCTGGTCCCAGGTACCAGGGCGTCACGATCTATGTGGTGATAGGCGCTTTGATAGAGTTGTTCCGGGCATCATCGGGTCTGCTGGCCAGCGTGGCCCATGCCGAATTGAAGACCAGATATTTGGTCAAACCGTACTTTATCGGCGCCCTGTGCGCAGTGGCGGGCGTGTATTTCGGGGCCCGCCAATTGCATTCTCAAGTATTTATACCCTTAGCGTTGGTCCTAAGCGGCTTTATGGTGATGATTGTGATGTTTTTTGAAATGAACAGGGTTATGCCCATTCAATTTAACTGGCCGGCGCTGGCCCGT contains:
- a CDS encoding glycosyltransferase family 1 protein, translating into MNAKNKWNKKILAVLLEWDYGDRRRGPSLEREFFYKNLSALAAQVEPFWYDDHLNDPPGLQKQLINKATDFNPDLIFFVPYQDQFSPQTLDYLKSRWPTMAWFGDDSWRFETYTAKNAPHYSYSATTDIFSVTKYQKLGINPIATQWAGQGGDMNLGPVPPVSYDHQVSFVGGNNLFRSWYIKRLETLGVKVDCFGAGWPAGKVSFDQMNRIFYKSRINLNLSNSVNQDIRFILSGPGPLVNYLRSGKRYEQMKARNFEIPLAGGFQLTNYVAGLENYLKVGDEVAVYATPEECAQQIKYYLANEEKRLNIAINGQRRAQGEHTYYHRLEALLKAIWK
- a CDS encoding thiamine pyrophosphate-binding protein — its product is MKLSDYVIDFIAGQGVAHIFELVGGAITHLVDSTVDRKDITCVSVHHEQAAAFAAEGYARINGKLGVAMATSGPGALNLLTGIGSCYFDSVPCLFITGQVNTYEYKFDRPVRQVGFQETDIVSVARPLTKYAEMVTDAGKIRYHLEKAVYYAQSGRPGPVLLDIPMDIQRAQIEPEKLESFFTSGEFLTMQNETVLCQESDIEEVVRLISEARRPVILAGGGVRAGDAVRELGLLTEKTGIPVVTSLMGIDAVPGDNPRCFGMIGVYGNRFSNLAVANCDLLLVLGSRLDTRQTGTRPETFARAAKIVHVDVDKHELDSKVRTHLAIQCQVKEFLESINDRLKAYIKPDLAPWYSVVSRYRKKYPTRSPEPEGSALDPNHFLEILSGHCGIGDIVCIDVGQNQMWAAQSFRLKDDQRMLISGGMGSMGFALPAALGAAKAAPGKRVVVISGDGGIQLNIQDLDTIVSHHLPVKLVVLNNGCLGMVRQFQDMYFDGRQQSTVVGYHCPDLMKIAEAYGLPVSTISSLERVEEAVGRFFDSEKPAFLEVKIAQDSCVNPKLLVNCPIEDMSPPLERDQLEKEMVINCKGQEK
- the rfbG gene encoding CDP-glucose 4,6-dehydratase; the encoded protein is MNPSFWNGRKVLLTGHTGFKGSWLSLWLHQMGAKVSGYSLEPPTKPSLFELCHLGQLVDSTIGDIRNAELLAQKMSAAGPEIVIHMAAQSLVRRSYQEPVETFSVNVMGTVNLLEAVRTTGSVRAVINVTTDKCYENKEWLWGYRENEPLGGHDPYSGSKACSELVTASYRTSFFGQDGNSPGVSVATVRAGNVIGGGDWSEDRLIPDCIRAMVKGEKIIVRNPGAQRPWQHVLEPLSGYLTLAEAMFHGDSAYAGAWNFGPDDRDMKPVEWIVKYMCREWGNEAGYTIAEEKGPHEAGILKLDSTKARSRLGWHPRWNLEAALSRIIDWTKAYVRQDDLNEVCHKQITEYLNS
- a CDS encoding GDP-L-fucose synthase; the encoded protein is MGWWTDKKVVVTGGNGFLGSFLVNELRERGGRDIFVPDIADYDLVQLDAVKRLYRDAKPDIVIHLAAKVGGIGANREKPGEFFYDNLIMGVQLMETGRQAGLKKFVALGTICCYPKFAAVPFKEDDVWDGYPEETNAPYGLAKKMMLVQSQSYRQQYGFNSIFLMPVNLYGPRDNFDPGSSHVIPALIKKIHDAQTADQKEIIVWGTGKATREFLYVEDAARAMALASEKYEKSDPVNIGAGFEISIRDLVELIARLMNYTGKIVWDATKPDGQPRRMLDTSRAEREFGFKSTTTFEEGLRKTIGWYVRQREQGLPQ
- the rfbH gene encoding lipopolysaccharide biosynthesis protein RfbH, yielding MPAKTNTAAAVRKRILHEVAAYYRLAHKKHGLFVPGERIAYAGRMYDHHEMTALVDSALEFWLTTGRFAGDFENKFAAFLNSKHCSLVNSGSSANLLAFAALASPLLGKKRIRPGDEVITVAAAFPTTVAPILQFGATPVFVDVSLPSYNIDCDLLETALTRKTRAVFLAHTLGNPFNIKIIKRFCETHNLWLIEDNCDALGSKYCLNGAWRYTGTFGDLGTSSFYPPHHMTMGEGGAVYTDNLLLKRIVESLRDWGRDCWCPSGKDDTCGKRFSRAYGELPLGYDHKYVYSHFGYNLKATEMQAAVGCAQLKKLPRFVESRKRNWDILRQGLSDLAEYFILPEPTPGSDPSWFGFLLTVRTGAGFTREQIVRHLESHNIQTRMLFAGNILRQPCFDEFRKAGKGYRVVSAICGGKSSGKIKNVLPVTDQIMRDTFWIGVYPGMTRGMLAHMIDTIREFVNQ
- a CDS encoding NAD(P)-dependent oxidoreductase, translated to MKVLVTGATGFVGACLTRRLVAIGHDVHICLRPRSDRWRIKDLKPDIKEHLADLRDADVIMNAVSQIQPEVVFHLATHGGFAGQSESADILETNILGTVNLLRACEKTGFNCFINTGSSSEYGPKTEPMNENDPLYPVGDYGVSKAAATLYCRSEAVRKKLPILTLRLFSPYGQWDDPRRFIPYVIKSLLRGESPELASPNSVRDYIFIDDVIDLFLKAAAIPRPGGIFNVGSGQQHTTGDVVGMIAENIGQGAVLLWGKLDPPRLEPLRWEADTASVKKSYDWDPATPLAKGLVKTVEWFRTHLELYP
- the rfbF gene encoding glucose-1-phosphate cytidylyltransferase, which gives rise to MKVVILAGGQGTRISEETAVRPKPMVEIAGKPILWHIMKSYSQHGFNEFVICLGFKGYMIKEYFSNYFLHTSDVTFDIMNNAMEVHQKYAEPWKVTLVDTGTETMTGGRIKRVSPYIGGERFMLTYGDGLADVNLSELYRYHQQQGCAATVTTVQTVGRFGALSLGADNRVMSFREKPAQDDGWINGGFFVLEPEILERIAGDGTVFEKDPLESLSAEGQLAAYKHYGFWHPMDTLRDKNYLEELWNRGKAPWKTWK